One part of the Acinetobacter sp. XS-4 genome encodes these proteins:
- a CDS encoding exodeoxyribonuclease III: MIPKDQYPSDVKILRVVSINVNGLRSSVTKGLLEWLEQSDADVVCMQESRITHEQWTEKFRPEGWHTHLFPAERAGYAGTAIYSRLPFVSIKDGLGFELADSQGRFVSAEFDLGLSHPVHIASLYLPSGSSGEEAQARKDLFLGEYAKILKQWRDENKSVIICGDYNIVHKRIDIKNWSGNQKSSGCLPHERAWLDHIYDELGYVDTFRVVRAEAELYSWWSNRGQARAKNVGWRIDYQACSPDWKARTTNAWVFKDQWFSDHAPVIIDYKIQD, encoded by the coding sequence ATGATACCAAAGGATCAGTATCCAAGTGATGTAAAAATTCTTCGAGTCGTTTCCATTAATGTAAATGGCTTGCGTTCTTCAGTGACGAAAGGCTTACTTGAATGGTTAGAACAATCAGATGCCGATGTCGTATGCATGCAGGAAAGCCGCATTACCCATGAACAATGGACTGAAAAATTTAGACCCGAAGGATGGCATACCCATCTCTTTCCAGCAGAACGTGCAGGTTACGCAGGAACTGCCATATATAGCCGTTTGCCCTTTGTCTCGATTAAAGATGGTTTAGGGTTTGAGTTGGCTGACAGTCAAGGCCGCTTTGTTTCTGCTGAATTCGATTTAGGTTTGTCACATCCGGTACATATTGCGTCATTATACTTACCTTCAGGCTCAAGTGGTGAAGAAGCGCAAGCACGTAAAGATTTATTTTTAGGTGAGTACGCAAAAATCTTGAAACAATGGCGTGATGAAAATAAGTCAGTCATCATTTGTGGCGACTACAACATTGTTCATAAACGCATTGATATTAAAAACTGGTCGGGTAACCAAAAATCATCTGGCTGTTTACCTCATGAGCGTGCATGGCTTGACCATATTTATGATGAACTTGGCTATGTCGATACCTTCCGTGTAGTTCGCGCAGAAGCAGAACTTTATTCATGGTGGTCAAATCGCGGGCAAGCTCGTGCAAAAAATGTAGGTTGGCGTATTGACTATCAAGCGTGTTCACCAGACTGGAAAGCGCGTACAACCAACGCATGGGTCTTTAAAGATCAATGGTTTAGCGACCACGCACCGGTTATTATTGACTATAAAATTCAAGACTAA
- the pyrE gene encoding orotate phosphoribosyltransferase produces MTTPVSFNPQAFIELALSRGVLKFGEFTLKSGRVSPYFFNAGLLNDGEALSLLAQGYADKLIQCENVDVIFGPAYKGIPFVAATAVALSQTHNKSVPWGFNRKEAKDHGEGGVLVGAAVEGKKVWIIDDVITAGTAIREVVTILKNAGATIAGVLVALDRQECGQGELSAIQEVQKELEIPVHALITMKDLMDYLDAKGEKEALANMQAYREKYGI; encoded by the coding sequence ATGACAACGCCTGTGTCATTTAACCCGCAAGCATTTATCGAACTCGCATTATCACGCGGTGTGCTTAAATTTGGTGAGTTTACTTTAAAATCTGGACGCGTGAGTCCTTATTTTTTTAATGCAGGCCTACTCAACGATGGTGAAGCTTTATCTCTTTTAGCACAAGGCTATGCTGATAAATTAATACAATGTGAAAATGTTGATGTGATTTTTGGGCCAGCTTACAAAGGGATTCCTTTTGTAGCAGCGACTGCTGTTGCTTTGTCGCAAACGCATAATAAGAGCGTGCCATGGGGCTTTAACCGTAAAGAAGCGAAAGATCATGGCGAAGGCGGTGTTTTAGTAGGTGCAGCGGTTGAAGGTAAAAAAGTCTGGATTATTGATGACGTTATTACCGCAGGTACAGCGATTCGTGAAGTGGTAACGATTTTGAAAAATGCAGGCGCGACCATTGCGGGCGTATTGGTTGCATTAGATCGTCAGGAATGTGGGCAAGGTGAACTTTCTGCAATTCAAGAAGTTCAAAAAGAATTAGAAATTCCTGTGCATGCACTCATTACCATGAAAGATTTAATGGATTATTTAGACGCAAAAGGCGAAAAAGAAGCGCTAGCAAATATGCAAGCATATCGTGAAAAATATGGTATTTAA
- a CDS encoding GNAT family N-acetyltransferase, which yields MSSAEIRQANIHDFSDLTEIWFSASVKAHDFIPEVYWENNKIKMQNIYLPMSEVYLVENINNICGFIALVENTIAAIFVSPEQQGKGIGKLLINYAKGIRDNLELNVYQQNTNSIRFYKSVGFKVVEETLDEETESKEFLMRWDGAF from the coding sequence ATGAGTTCAGCAGAAATTAGGCAGGCAAATATTCATGACTTTAGTGATTTAACAGAGATCTGGTTTAGTGCATCGGTTAAAGCTCATGATTTTATTCCAGAAGTATATTGGGAAAATAATAAAATAAAAATGCAAAATATCTATCTTCCAATGTCAGAAGTTTACCTTGTAGAAAATATAAATAATATTTGTGGATTTATTGCTTTAGTCGAAAATACGATAGCTGCAATTTTCGTATCGCCTGAACAGCAAGGTAAAGGAATAGGTAAATTACTCATTAATTATGCTAAGGGAATTAGAGACAATTTAGAATTAAATGTATATCAACAGAATACGAACAGCATCAGGTTTTATAAGTCTGTTGGTTTTAAAGTTGTAGAAGAAACCTTAGATGAAGAAACTGAATCAAAAGAGTTTTTAATGCGATGGGATGGGGCTTTTTGA
- a CDS encoding TonB-dependent siderophore receptor yields MLRISLSSPQIKRLFPLSLLSLMILNIQGAYAEEATDSAAKVAATMPTIKIEAMSELDPIKSYIDYDKANVTRNGLDKKDIPQTVDTIDVQKYKIYGSNDLSVMLQGTPGVSTNYDMRGDGITIRGFGADTGDIYRDGIRESGQVRRSTANIERIEILKGPASVLYGRSAGGGVVNMVSKFANFDSKSSVGAYAGSYDNYGTTADINQVINDNLAVRLTGEYGESGSFRSGIENKIEMFSPSFTYKNDDGTLTWTTQYTYDKLGRVPDRGPAYENLPAGTSIKMGFAQDGDYVDDILQVVRTDVNYQYAPDWNFHWAASYRQAEQNFDHFYFGTYCGLDGKDLKGKACTTKKGYINQIYYWQQTSNKTTTNTFDIKGKFKTGQLEHQIMMGTDWTYEQREPRLANKTQNGSAIYGYVNPFTGEREYSRGNGPLKISQHNYNEGTTYGVFIQDLIGLNDQLKLMMGVRYDYFDFSTTNKLTNEHRNVKDGSFSPNVGLVWQTLPEHSFYTSYSKSFAPFGGQMGVNQVTGSTDVTKMDKEPQYNEQYEVGVKSEWLDNRLNTQFSVFDIRKNNIRYKPKPNEEPEVWATAGQHQSRGLEFSFIGRVLDNVFVRGGYGYTDAKVKEDKQKPEQEGNYLANTSKNTGNLFVRYLPTEQWYTEVGVTYVGSYYPNLNNQVKMEGFNRVDAAIGYSADPWNVTLAVNNLTNKEYWRSDSMPGTPRNVLLRLNYQF; encoded by the coding sequence ATGTTAAGAATTTCTTTATCATCTCCCCAAATTAAGCGTTTGTTCCCTCTGAGCTTACTCAGTTTAATGATCTTGAACATTCAAGGTGCTTACGCAGAGGAAGCGACTGATTCAGCCGCAAAAGTTGCAGCCACCATGCCTACCATAAAAATTGAGGCCATGAGTGAACTCGACCCAATTAAAAGTTATATCGACTATGACAAAGCCAATGTCACACGCAATGGTTTAGACAAAAAAGACATTCCTCAAACCGTTGATACGATTGATGTTCAGAAATATAAAATTTATGGATCAAATGATCTAAGCGTTATGCTGCAAGGTACCCCTGGCGTATCCACCAATTACGATATGCGCGGTGACGGTATTACGATTCGTGGTTTTGGTGCTGATACAGGTGATATTTACCGTGATGGTATCCGCGAAAGTGGGCAAGTACGCCGTAGTACAGCCAATATTGAGCGTATTGAAATTTTAAAAGGCCCCGCTTCTGTTTTATATGGCCGTAGTGCTGGTGGTGGGGTTGTGAATATGGTGAGTAAGTTCGCCAATTTTGACTCTAAAAGTTCTGTTGGCGCTTACGCAGGTTCTTACGACAACTACGGAACAACTGCCGACATTAACCAAGTCATTAATGACAATTTAGCAGTACGTTTGACTGGAGAATATGGCGAATCTGGTAGCTTCCGCTCTGGTATTGAAAATAAAATTGAAATGTTTTCACCAAGTTTCACTTATAAAAATGATGATGGAACACTCACTTGGACCACACAATATACCTATGACAAATTAGGTCGTGTACCTGATCGTGGTCCAGCATATGAAAACTTGCCTGCGGGAACTTCAATTAAAATGGGATTTGCCCAAGACGGCGATTATGTTGATGATATTTTGCAAGTGGTTCGCACCGATGTGAATTATCAATATGCGCCTGATTGGAACTTTCACTGGGCAGCAAGTTACCGACAAGCAGAACAGAACTTTGACCACTTTTATTTTGGAACTTATTGTGGGTTAGATGGTAAAGATTTAAAAGGTAAAGCATGCACCACTAAAAAAGGCTATATCAATCAAATTTACTACTGGCAACAAACCAGCAATAAAACCACCACCAATACATTTGATATTAAGGGCAAGTTCAAAACTGGTCAGCTTGAACACCAAATCATGATGGGTACAGACTGGACGTATGAACAACGAGAACCACGTCTAGCCAATAAAACTCAAAATGGGTCAGCCATTTATGGTTACGTTAATCCATTCACTGGTGAACGAGAGTACAGTCGTGGCAATGGCCCATTAAAGATTAGTCAGCATAACTATAATGAAGGCACAACTTACGGCGTATTTATTCAAGATTTAATTGGTCTAAATGACCAACTTAAACTGATGATGGGTGTCCGCTACGATTACTTCGATTTTTCAACCACCAACAAGTTAACGAATGAACACCGTAATGTAAAAGATGGCAGCTTTAGCCCAAATGTTGGTTTGGTATGGCAAACGCTTCCGGAACATAGCTTTTACACGTCTTACTCTAAGAGCTTTGCACCATTTGGCGGACAAATGGGTGTTAACCAAGTTACTGGAAGCACCGATGTCACAAAAATGGATAAAGAACCTCAATATAACGAGCAATACGAAGTTGGCGTAAAAAGCGAATGGTTAGATAATCGTTTAAATACTCAATTTTCTGTTTTTGATATTCGTAAAAATAATATTCGCTATAAACCAAAGCCTAATGAAGAACCAGAAGTATGGGCAACTGCCGGTCAGCATCAATCTCGTGGTCTTGAATTTAGTTTTATTGGTCGTGTACTAGATAATGTCTTTGTCCGCGGTGGTTATGGCTACACAGATGCGAAAGTAAAAGAAGACAAACAAAAGCCCGAACAAGAAGGTAACTATTTAGCAAATACATCTAAAAATACAGGTAATTTATTTGTTCGTTATTTACCAACCGAGCAGTGGTATACCGAAGTGGGCGTGACCTATGTCGGGTCTTATTATCCAAATCTTAATAATCAAGTAAAAATGGAAGGCTTTAACCGTGTCGATGCAGCGATTGGTTATAGTGCAGACCCATGGAATGTTACGCTTGCTGTGAATAATCTAACCAATAAAGAGTACTGGCGCTCAGACAGCATGCCAGGCACACCACGTAATGTGTTATTGCGTTTGAATTATCAGTTCTAA
- a CDS encoding DUF1737 domain-containing protein, producing the protein MKLYRYLTGPDDSAFCARVTKALNHGWELYEAPTMTFNGTHVIVGQAICKTIDENYDPEMDILDVLKNNA; encoded by the coding sequence ATGAAACTTTATCGCTATTTAACGGGTCCTGATGACTCTGCTTTTTGTGCACGAGTGACTAAAGCACTGAATCATGGTTGGGAATTATATGAAGCGCCAACCATGACCTTTAATGGTACGCACGTCATTGTTGGACAAGCAATTTGCAAAACAATTGATGAGAATTATGATCCAGAAATGGATATTTTAGATGTTCTGAAAAATAACGCTTAA
- the gshB gene encoding glutathione synthase codes for MRVLVVMDPIETVNLKKDSTMAMLWAASRRGHELGYALQQDLYIDQGKAYGLISPLKVFEDCNHYYELGEKKKESIATYDVVLMRKDPPFDMNFVYTTYVLEQAEREGSWIINNPRSLRDCNEKLFATQFPDLQVPTLVTSQQSLIREFIKEHGDVIVKPLDGMGGMGIFRLYQDGVNIGSTLEMLTELGNRPIMAQRYIPEIVEGDKRILMVNGEPIPYCLARIPQNGEVRGNLAAGGLGQARPLTENDKLIAAKIGPFLREKGLIFVGLDVIGNYVTEINVTSPTCIREIDAQFGTSIADDLFDVLEAGRSA; via the coding sequence ATGCGTGTACTTGTCGTCATGGATCCGATTGAAACCGTAAACCTGAAAAAGGATTCAACCATGGCAATGTTGTGGGCGGCGAGCCGTCGTGGACATGAATTGGGTTATGCATTACAACAAGATTTATATATCGATCAAGGTAAGGCTTACGGCCTAATCTCACCATTAAAAGTTTTTGAAGATTGCAATCATTACTATGAGTTAGGTGAAAAGAAAAAAGAATCTATCGCTACTTATGATGTAGTGCTTATGCGTAAAGATCCGCCGTTTGATATGAATTTTGTTTACACGACTTACGTGCTTGAACAAGCTGAGCGTGAAGGTTCATGGATTATTAATAACCCCCGGTCATTGCGTGATTGCAACGAAAAACTTTTTGCAACGCAATTTCCAGATCTACAAGTGCCTACACTTGTAACATCACAACAAAGTTTAATTCGTGAATTTATTAAAGAACATGGTGATGTGATTGTTAAGCCGCTTGATGGTATGGGCGGTATGGGGATTTTCCGTTTATACCAAGACGGTGTAAATATTGGTTCTACCTTAGAAATGCTTACAGAGCTAGGCAACCGTCCAATTATGGCTCAGCGCTATATTCCTGAAATTGTAGAAGGAGATAAGCGTATTTTAATGGTGAATGGCGAACCTATTCCTTACTGTCTAGCTCGTATTCCACAAAATGGTGAAGTACGCGGCAACTTAGCGGCAGGTGGTTTAGGCCAAGCGCGTCCGCTTACTGAAAACGATAAGCTGATTGCAGCTAAAATTGGCCCTTTCCTACGCGAAAAAGGTTTGATTTTTGTCGGCTTAGATGTAATTGGTAATTATGTCACTGAAATTAATGTCACTAGCCCAACCTGTATTCGTGAAATTGATGCTCAATTTGGTACATCAATTGCAGATGATCTATTTGATGTATTAGAAGCTGGTCGTTCAGCTTAA
- the murG gene encoding undecaprenyldiphospho-muramoylpentapeptide beta-N-acetylglucosaminyltransferase, which yields MTDSQQSKPKHVMMMAAGTGGHVFPALAVAKKLQQQGCQVSWLATPTGMENRLLKDQNIPIYQIDIQGVRGNGLVRKIAAPFKILKATFSAMRYMKQLKVDAVAGFGGYVAGPGGLAARLLGIPVLIHEQNAVAGFTNAQLSRVAKVVCEAFPNTFPAGGKVVTTGNPVRHEITDILSPKWRYDERAQAGQPLNILIVGGSLGAKALNERLPPALKQLQVPLNIFHQCGQQQVEATQALYADVPANLTVHVLPFIEDMAKAYSEADLIICRAGALTVTEVATAGVAAVFVPLPIAVDDHQTANAKFLADFGAAKICQQSIMTPDVLNELFTSLMNRQLLTEMAVKARQHAQPNATQHVVDLIQKM from the coding sequence GTGACCGATTCACAGCAAAGCAAACCTAAACATGTCATGATGATGGCTGCCGGTACAGGTGGACATGTTTTTCCAGCCCTCGCCGTAGCCAAAAAACTTCAACAACAAGGTTGTCAGGTTTCATGGTTAGCCACGCCAACAGGTATGGAAAACCGATTATTAAAAGATCAAAATATTCCAATATATCAAATCGATATCCAAGGTGTCCGTGGCAATGGATTAGTCCGTAAAATTGCCGCACCTTTTAAAATTTTAAAAGCAACTTTTAGCGCAATGCGTTATATGAAACAGCTTAAAGTTGATGCAGTTGCAGGCTTTGGTGGTTACGTAGCTGGACCGGGTGGTTTGGCAGCGCGTTTGTTAGGTATTCCTGTTCTCATTCATGAACAAAATGCGGTTGCTGGTTTTACCAATGCGCAGTTGTCTCGTGTTGCTAAAGTCGTGTGTGAAGCATTTCCAAATACATTTCCTGCGGGTGGAAAAGTCGTTACAACAGGAAATCCTGTACGTCATGAAATCACAGATATTTTAAGCCCAAAGTGGCGTTATGATGAGCGTGCGCAAGCAGGGCAGCCTCTAAATATTCTAATTGTTGGTGGTTCTTTAGGTGCCAAAGCACTCAACGAACGCTTACCTCCAGCATTAAAACAATTACAAGTTCCACTTAATATTTTTCACCAGTGCGGTCAGCAACAAGTTGAGGCAACTCAAGCACTCTATGCAGATGTACCAGCCAATTTAACCGTACACGTTTTGCCGTTTATTGAAGATATGGCAAAGGCTTATAGTGAGGCAGATTTAATTATTTGCCGAGCTGGAGCACTCACGGTAACAGAAGTTGCAACAGCAGGTGTGGCCGCAGTTTTTGTGCCACTTCCTATAGCAGTTGATGACCATCAAACTGCAAATGCCAAATTTCTGGCAGATTTCGGTGCTGCAAAAATTTGTCAGCAATCGATTATGACACCAGATGTTCTAAATGAATTGTTCACTTCGCTGATGAACCGCCAGTTACTTACAGAAATGGCAGTGAAAGCGCGTCAACATGCCCAACCAAATGCGACTCAGCATGTGGTTGATCTTATCCAAAAAATGTAA
- the murC gene encoding UDP-N-acetylmuramate--L-alanine ligase: MSPSTAANQAKKLIKVPEMRRIKHIHFVGIGGAGMCGIAEVLGNQGYKISGSDIKASKTTEQLEQNGIKVYIGHQAENIKNANVLVVSTAIDPENPEIKAAIEQRTPIVRRAEMLGELMRYRHGIAVAGTHGKTTTTSLLTTMLAEENLDPTYVIGGLLNSTGVNAALGESRFIVAEADESDASFLYLQPMAAIVTNIDADHMDTYEGSFDKLKDTFVQFLHNLPFYGLAVVCGDDANIREIMPRVGRPVITYGFNEDNDIRAIDVEQDGMRSHFTVLRKGREPLRLTINQPGMHNILNALAAIGVATDEGVSDDAISRALAGFSGVGRRFQVQGEFELADGNVKLVDDYGHHPKEVEATIKAARQSHPDRRLVMLFQPHRYSRTRDCFDDFIEVLSQVDQLLLLEVYPAGEKPIVGADSRTLARSIRLRGQVEPILVDPVEGNLQNIMQNVLQPNDLLLTQGAGNVGAISVELAQHHLYVK, translated from the coding sequence ATGTCTCCATCAACAGCTGCGAACCAAGCAAAAAAACTGATTAAAGTGCCTGAAATGCGCCGTATCAAACACATTCATTTTGTGGGAATCGGCGGTGCTGGGATGTGTGGCATTGCAGAGGTATTGGGTAACCAAGGTTATAAAATTTCCGGTTCAGACATTAAAGCATCTAAAACTACAGAACAATTAGAGCAAAATGGCATCAAGGTTTATATTGGCCATCAAGCGGAAAATATTAAAAATGCCAATGTGCTTGTAGTTTCTACAGCGATTGATCCAGAAAATCCGGAAATTAAAGCAGCGATTGAGCAACGTACTCCAATCGTACGCCGCGCAGAGATGCTAGGTGAGCTTATGCGTTACCGCCATGGTATTGCTGTAGCTGGTACACATGGTAAGACGACAACTACAAGTCTTTTAACGACTATGTTGGCTGAAGAAAATCTTGATCCAACTTATGTTATTGGTGGTTTGCTTAATAGTACAGGCGTAAATGCTGCATTAGGTGAAAGCCGTTTCATCGTAGCTGAAGCTGATGAATCAGATGCATCTTTCCTTTATTTACAACCAATGGCAGCGATTGTAACGAATATCGATGCTGACCATATGGATACCTATGAAGGTAGCTTTGATAAATTAAAAGATACGTTCGTTCAGTTCCTTCATAACCTACCATTTTATGGTTTGGCTGTCGTTTGTGGTGATGACGCCAACATTCGTGAAATTATGCCGCGTGTAGGCCGTCCAGTGATTACCTATGGTTTTAACGAAGACAACGACATTCGCGCAATTGATGTTGAACAAGATGGTATGCGTTCACACTTCACCGTGTTACGTAAAGGTCGTGAGCCGCTACGTTTAACGATTAATCAACCGGGCATGCATAATATTTTGAATGCTTTGGCTGCTATTGGTGTTGCGACCGATGAAGGTGTTTCTGATGACGCAATTAGCCGTGCTTTAGCAGGCTTCAGTGGTGTTGGTCGTCGCTTCCAAGTACAAGGTGAATTTGAGCTTGCCGATGGTAACGTTAAGTTGGTTGATGACTACGGACACCATCCGAAAGAAGTAGAAGCAACCATTAAAGCTGCTCGTCAGAGCCATCCAGATCGTCGTTTGGTGATGTTATTCCAGCCACACCGTTACTCTCGTACCCGCGATTGTTTTGATGACTTTATTGAAGTGCTTTCTCAAGTCGATCAATTATTATTATTGGAAGTTTATCCTGCCGGTGAAAAGCCTATTGTAGGTGCAGACAGCCGTACTTTAGCGCGTAGTATTCGTTTACGTGGACAGGTGGAGCCGATTTTGGTCGATCCGGTTGAAGGTAATTTGCAAAACATCATGCAAAATGTGTTACAACCAAATGACTTGTTATTAACGCAGGGTGCGGGTAACGTGGGAGCAATTTCTGTAGAACTTGCACAACACCATTTGTATGTGAAATAA
- a CDS encoding D-alanine--D-alanine ligase, whose protein sequence is MSNATKFGKVAVLFGGKSAERAVSLDSGQAVLDALLRSGVQAEAFDPQDRSVTELVNYDRAFIVLHGRGGEDGQIQGVLEWLNLPYTGTGVQGSAIGMDKVKTKQIWQGSDLPTAPYRIITKETDLDAVIAELGLPVIIKPVHEGSSVGMSKVEKAEDFAAAIEKATQHDAVVMAEKWITGREFTISFLNGQPLPVIRLQPPADVAFYDYEAKYQRNDVEYGIPCGLSETEEKNLQALCLRAFQAVGAESWGRIDAMQDEQGNFWLLEVNTVPGMTSHSLVPKAAKAVGYSFDELCVAILEQTLEGTA, encoded by the coding sequence GTGTCAAATGCTACAAAATTCGGCAAAGTTGCCGTGCTATTTGGTGGGAAATCGGCTGAGCGTGCTGTGTCTTTAGATAGTGGTCAGGCAGTTCTGGATGCTTTATTGCGTTCAGGTGTTCAGGCTGAAGCATTTGATCCGCAAGACCGCAGTGTGACTGAACTTGTAAATTATGATCGTGCATTCATTGTATTGCATGGTCGTGGTGGTGAAGATGGCCAGATTCAAGGCGTGCTTGAATGGTTAAATCTGCCTTATACAGGAACTGGTGTGCAAGGTTCTGCAATTGGCATGGATAAAGTCAAAACCAAGCAAATCTGGCAAGGTAGTGATTTACCTACAGCGCCATATCGCATTATTACTAAAGAAACAGATTTAGATGCGGTTATTGCTGAGTTAGGCTTACCTGTGATTATCAAACCTGTACATGAAGGCTCAAGTGTCGGCATGAGTAAGGTTGAGAAAGCAGAAGACTTTGCTGCTGCAATTGAGAAGGCGACTCAACACGATGCTGTTGTTATGGCAGAAAAGTGGATCACAGGTCGTGAATTCACAATCTCATTCCTAAATGGTCAGCCTTTACCGGTTATTCGTTTACAACCACCAGCAGATGTTGCTTTCTACGATTACGAAGCGAAATATCAACGTAATGATGTAGAGTATGGTATTCCTTGCGGTCTAAGTGAGACAGAAGAGAAGAACCTTCAAGCATTGTGTTTACGCGCTTTTCAGGCAGTTGGTGCAGAAAGCTGGGGCCGTATTGATGCAATGCAGGATGAGCAGGGTAATTTCTGGCTTTTAGAAGTAAACACTGTGCCAGGCATGACCAGTCACTCTTTAGTTCCAAAAGCTGCGAAAGCTGTTGGTTATAGTTTTGATGAATTGTGTGTTGCCATTCTTGAGCAAACATTGGAAGGTACGGCTTAA
- a CDS encoding cell division protein FtsQ/DivIB: MAQLPASMRRKRAAITSIHDKPPTRKQKLTNAGGWVLLVIAFVVLAVGIYGLYKVITDATVAKLEVVGSTSSVETQQVMQHVAPIIKANYFTSDLEQIRDKTLEISWVDRVVVSRAWPNGIRVRVMPRHAIARWGTGRLLSDGGDVFSEADPTIHPELPLLHGPVSQSKMMMRRYNEINQLFHPANLRLKELYLTERMTWFMQFDSGLRIIVDQDQTMNKLQRLSHLAQSDLKPVWSKISAIDLRYRNGLSIQWKNATPPKIVNGQFVVTIDDTSIAGGTKAKP, translated from the coding sequence ATGGCACAACTTCCGGCTTCCATGCGCCGTAAACGTGCGGCCATCACCTCTATTCATGATAAGCCACCTACACGTAAGCAGAAGCTTACTAATGCTGGTGGATGGGTGCTGTTGGTTATTGCTTTTGTAGTGCTGGCAGTCGGAATTTATGGGCTATATAAAGTTATTACAGATGCAACAGTTGCAAAGCTAGAGGTTGTGGGGTCAACGTCTTCAGTTGAAACACAACAAGTGATGCAACATGTTGCTCCAATTATAAAAGCGAATTATTTCACATCTGATTTAGAACAGATTCGTGATAAAACATTAGAAATTTCGTGGGTAGACCGAGTTGTCGTATCTCGTGCCTGGCCCAATGGTATTCGTGTTCGTGTCATGCCTCGACATGCCATCGCCCGTTGGGGAACAGGTCGCTTGTTAAGCGATGGAGGCGATGTATTCAGTGAGGCAGATCCGACAATTCATCCTGAGCTTCCGTTACTCCATGGTCCGGTCAGCCAGTCGAAAATGATGATGCGGCGCTATAATGAAATCAATCAATTATTTCATCCAGCTAATTTGCGCCTAAAAGAGTTATATCTGACGGAGCGAATGACTTGGTTTATGCAGTTCGACTCAGGTTTACGAATTATCGTTGACCAAGATCAAACAATGAATAAGTTGCAACGTTTAAGTCATCTGGCACAATCTGACTTAAAACCGGTGTGGTCGAAAATCTCAGCCATTGATTTGCGATATCGTAATGGATTATCTATTCAATGGAAGAACGCAACACCACCTAAAATTGTGAATGGTCAGTTTGTTGTAACGATTGATGACACAAGCATTGCAGGTGGAACAAAAGCAAAGCCATAA